The segment TCTGTGGCCGCTCATCTTCCCggctgccccccactccccccctccACCATCCGGTGGGGACATAGGCGAGGCCTGGCCTGCCGGTCCCTCCCAAGTGCACAGCCTGTGCTGTGGCACCAGCGGGTCAGAGCCTGGGACCGGGGGTGGCCCGAGGGCAGGGGGGTGGCCCGAGGGCAGGGGGAGCTGGCGCGCTCTCTGCCCGTAGTCCCCGCGCTTCATCGGGCGACGGCAGAGCCTCATCGAGGACGCTCGCAAGGAGCGAGAGAAGGCAGAGGCCGCGGGGGCCGCCTCCTCGGAGCCCGGGGACCCCCTGGAGACCGCAGTGTTCAAGGAGAAGGACGGAAAGGCCACGCTCAACTTGATCTTCACCCTGCGGGGCGCCAAAGCCTCACTGTCCCGGGCCGTGAAGGCGTTCGAGGTGAGGGCAGCAGGTGACTGGTGTGACCAGTGTGGCTGGTGTGGACCTGGCTGTTTCAGAGGCCAGCCCCGGCTGCCCAGGCCACtgagggcaggggggagagggggctttGCTCCCCCAGAGCTCCGGGGACCCCGTGGCCCTCACGGTACCCACCGTGATCTCAGGAACTCCCTGAGCCTGAGCGCTTGGGCTGAGGCCACCAAGCCCcgctgcccctcccagccccgcccccaccccatcacACATGGGGTGAGCGGGTGTGGCTCCTGGCAGGGCGGCCTGGACAGTAGGGTCCCCTCATAGCCTGCCCCTGATGGGCTCTGGCTAACGTGACGGCCGATTGCATCAGGTGATGTGACCACAGCAGGCCGGGCGGGACGCTGGCCCTTGGCAGAAATGCCCAAATGATATTACAGCTGGCCTGTTCCAGCTCCTGGACGCCGTGTGGCCTGAGGGCCCGTCGAGACCCGTGTGCCCTCGTTGCTGGGCAACGGGAGGTGGCGGTGGTGAGCAAGCCTTCCTGCCAGACCCCCAAGCTCTCAGCGGGCTTAGTCTGAGAGGGGGGCTGAGCCTCCTGGTCCGGTCACAGTGGGATctaggcacccccacccccccagcccctgggtgCGGCCGGTGGCCAGTGGGCCCAGATGAGACCACCAGGGATGGCGGGACCTTCTGACCAGCGGCTGGGGACTCAGGCTGCTTGGGTGTGGCCGAGGGACACATCACGTCACCCACAACACTGGGTTAAGGGGCCGCGGTGACGACTCCCATTACACACACTGGTCAAAATGCAATTCCCCAGCCACAAGCTCGGCCCAGGCCGCGGGTCCGACCTCAGTGTGGAGCACAGCATGGGCATCCCTGGTGGCAAAGGTCTAGGCGGGGCCTCCGGGCAGAGCCCGGGGCggttcctccttcccctctccgccttcctctcccttcctgcgtccgtctctccccgtctctctctcggtctctctccatatctctgtctctccccgtctctgtctctctctccatctctctctctcttgttccctAAGACGTTTGAGGCCCAAATCCGGCACCTGGAGACCCGGCCGGCCCAGAGGCCGCGCGCAGGGGGCCCCCACCTGGAATACTTTGTGTGCTGTGAGGTGCCCAGCGCGGACCTGCCCGCCCTGCTCAGCTCCGTGCGCCGGGTGGCTGAGGACGTGCGGGGCGCCAGGGAGAACAAGGGTAAGGCTGCTTCCACTGCCCTCGAGGGCTACCCGTGACCtcgaggtgggggcagagaagctCCCGCAGGGGACCCCTGAGGTGACCGCACGTGCGGCCTGGGGGACCCCCTCCCCGCTGGCTCGGGCCTCCTGCCCCTCTGGGACCCCCGAGAAAGCCCCGAGGGAGGCCCGACGCTCACACAGGCCTGTGTCCCTTCCGTCCTCCTCGAAGTCTTCTGGTTCCCAAGGAAAGTTTCCGAGCTGGACAAGTGCCACCACCTGGTCACCAAGTTTGACCCTGACCTGGACTTGGGTCACCCGGTGAGCTGCCGCCTCCCGGGGCCTCCTGTGTCCCCATACTCGTGGCCAGGGTGGTGGGTGTGGGCCCCAGGCCGACCCTGGATGGGGAGTCTGTCTGCTGCCCAGCTCCTGGCCAAACCACCGAGGCCTGGCTAAGGGCGGCCGCCAGGCACCTCCCGGTGCCTCGGCCATAGCGGggctggtgggcagggaggggtggtgagcagggaagggggccagCGAGCTGGGGGTGGTCGGTGGGCGGGGAGAGGGGTGACTGGTGGGGAGGGGCCCAGCTGGGCAAGAAGGTGCAGtgggtgggaaggtggggagaggcggggcagcaggtgggagggggcggtggcagggagggaggggtcaggtggggcggggcggcgggcggccTCCTGAGCGCGTCCACTGTGCGGGCAGGGTTTCTCCGACCAGGCGTACCGGCGGCGCAGGAAGCTGATCGCCGAGATAGCCTTCCAGTACAAGCAGTAAGGACCCCTGGGGCCTCAGCCCCAGGGACCCAGACCCTGTCCTGTAGCCTCACACTTGGCacactgggggaggggtgtcttTGTGTCTTTGACCAACACCGTCACTGTGGTCACTGGCCTGGGCCCCCAAGTCACGTCGAGGAAACCAGGCAGCTTGCTGAGGCCACACGGCCAGCTGGGCGTCCAGCCCCAAGCCCCTCCTGTCTGCTCTCCACACGCCCTTCGCGAGGGGGCCCCGTTGACCTCCCCACACGCCCCCGAGGGGGCCCCGCTGACTGCACACCCCCCTCTGCAGTGGTGACCCCATTCCCCGTGTGGAGTACACGGCCGAGGAGATCGCCACCTGGTAAGACCCCGGTGCCCATCCCAGGGTGGAGGGGCAAGGAGGGCCAGGGGAAGACCCCCCCCAAGTCCCCACGTGTGATGGCCAGGTGGGGAAAGGACTTCCCAAGGCCCTGATTGTCGGTCTAGAGGGACAGGCTGGTGGTGGGTCAGGCCGTCCCCACGGCCTCTGTCCCTTGGAACCCCCCACAGCCGTGGGCAAAGGCCCCTCCCAGTGGTCAGGGTCTCCAGGGTCCAGCGAGAGGCCTGCAGTGGggacctcccccgcccccaccatggAGCCTGCCGAAGGCAGAGCacagtgaggaggggaggggccggcaTCCAGGTCGGGGGCAGGCCTGGCTGCCTGGGGACGCGGGGCACCACAGCCAGGCCTGAGACCCCCGCCTGAGACCCCCGCCTGCAGGAAGGAGGTCTACACCACCCTCAAGGGCCTCTACGTCACTCACGCCTGCCGGGAATACCTGGAGGCTTTCCAGCTGCTGGAGCGTTTCAGCGGGTACCGGGAGGACAGCATCCCTCAGCTGGAAGACGTGTCCCGCTTCCTGAAGGGTGCGCGGGCCGCGGGGAGAGGCGCGGAGGAGGGAGGCGCCCACCCTGCCCGGCGCCCTGACCGGCCGGGGTCCTTGCAGAGCGGACAGGGTTCCAGCTGCGGCCCGTGGCCGGCCTGCTGTCCGCCCGGGACTTCCTGGCCAGCCTGGCCTTCCGAGTGTTCCAGTGCACCCAGTACATCCGACACGCCTCCTCGCCCATGCACTCCCCGGAGCCGTGAGTGTGCACCTGCACCGGGCCCTGCCCCTGCCGCCCAGCCTCCCCACGCGGGGccggcagagagggagggggccgggggcgggcagCCGGTCCCctggaccgccccccccccccagcaccgcccctctccccacccccacagggaCTGCTGCCACGAGCTGCTGGGGCACGTGCCCATGCTGGCCGACCGCACCTTCGCTCAGTTCTCCCAGGTCtgtgccccaggccccaggccgggGACCCGCCgggctgagggctggggggcGTGCTGCCTGAGCCTCAGCGCCCTGCCCGAGTCCCTCTGTGGCTGGACGGTGCCCGCTTGGGCCCACGAGGCTTCAGGGAGAGGCATCGTCCTGGAAGAGAGGGGTGGGTGAGCCGCACTGGCTACACTTAGACCTGTTCTGGGCAAACCGCTTATAAAAATGAGGAGGCGTTGGCGGGCCTGGCGCAGCGGGCCGGTGGGCGGATTCCCACGGCCTgtgctgccacctgctggctgcTTCCTGAAGAGACGTCTTGGGCCCTCGATTGATCCTGGGAGGGTCCCTGCATCCCAGGAGGGCCCCCCACACCTGCATACCTGTGGGGTCCTCTCCATCTTGGGAGGGGCCCTGTATACCTGGAGGACCTTTGCATCTTGGGAAGATGCCCCATCCCAGGGGGCTCCCCGGAGCCTGGGAGGGTCCCCGAATCCCCAGACGGTCCTTGCGTCCTAGCTGGTGTCCAGGAGGCCCCTGGGGTGTCCTCGCCCCACGCAGGCGCCCGTGCAGTGTTGGGCCGAGCCTCTCCCCTCTCAGCCTCCCCTTTCCTCCACAGGACATCGGGCTCGCGTCCTTGGGGGCTTCCGACGAGGAGATTGAGAAGCTGTCCACGGTGGGCGCCTTCCCCTGCAGGGCCTTGGGGGGCTGGCCCCAGGGTGCCTGGCTTCAGGGCAGGGCCCCCCCGCCTGGGCCTGGGCCCCCACTTCTGTCCGGGGAGTGTCACCTTTACGCTGTGACCTCGCCAGGGTCTGGCCGGGCGctgccctgggtggggggtgcCCCAGGCCCGAGGCTAGGTGGGCCGCGGTGTGGGCAGCGGCTACCGCTGCCAACGCTGTGCCCGCCCCGCCAGCTGTACTGGTTCACGGTGGAGTTTGGGCTGTGCAAGCAGAATGGGGAGGTGAAGGCCTACGGCGCTGGACTGCTGTCCTCCTATGGGGAGCTCCTGGTGAGGCCACCCCGCCGGGGGACCCTGCCCCACCCACATGGCCTCCAGGCCTCGGGAGGCCCCCCGGGGAGGGGGACGCGGCGGGCCAGGGTGGGGGGCCCGTGACCCTGCGGCCTCCCCCCAGCACTCCCTGTCTGAGGAGCCCGAGATCCGGGCCTTCGACCCGGATGCTGCAGCCGTACAGCCTTACCAGGACCAGACTTACCAGCCCGTCTACTTCGTGTCCGAGAGTTTCAGCGACGCCAAGGACAAACTCAGGTGCCcgggccccccaggtgcccccagaccgGGCGAGCCTGCAGCAGGCCCGGGCCTGGGAACCCACTGTGCACACCCTTCCCACAGTAGGACCCCCAACCAAAAAGTCCAGGGAGGGGGAGAACTGCTGGTGGCCGGGTCAAGGCCACGTGTTGGGAGGCAGAGTGTGACCTTTGGAAGAAGGATGCGTGGGGTCCTCCCCAGCCTCTAAGCAGCTGGTGCCatggggtgggacagaggagaggggcaggggcggcCGAGGGCCGGTGTGGAAAGCCTGGGGGGCCTGGAGGGAGCAGGCACTTCCGGGGGGGGGGCCTGAGGGCGCGTGACCACCGGCGTCTGGGCAAGAGGGCAAAGCCTGAGATGCGTCCCACCTGCTCATCCTTGGAGAGGGTCTTATTTTCGAgtcaggggaaactgaggcccaggggcgGTGTGttcagagtggaggtggggggagggctggatcccacaagcAAGCATAGGACCAGCAACAGAACTGGAGCTCTGCACAGCACACGGCCCGGGGAAGGCCGCCTGGAGGAGgtgtggggagggatgggggtcCGGCAGAGATCTGCCTGGAACAGGCCTGTCCCTCCTCCGTCCCTCCCCCTGCAGTAGGCTCGGTCCCCATCTTGTCCGAGCAGTTGGTCACACGGAGAGTTTTGGGGGGTGCAGGC is part of the Felis catus isolate Fca126 chromosome D1, F.catus_Fca126_mat1.0, whole genome shotgun sequence genome and harbors:
- the TH gene encoding tyrosine 3-monooxygenase, producing MPTPNAASPQAKGFRRAVSELDAKQAEAIMSPRFIGRRQSLIEDARKEREKAEAAGAASSEPGDPLETAVFKEKDGKATLNLIFTLRGAKASLSRAVKAFETFEAQIRHLETRPAQRPRAGGPHLEYFVCCEVPSADLPALLSSVRRVAEDVRGARENKVFWFPRKVSELDKCHHLVTKFDPDLDLGHPGFSDQAYRRRRKLIAEIAFQYKHGDPIPRVEYTAEEIATWKEVYTTLKGLYVTHACREYLEAFQLLERFSGYREDSIPQLEDVSRFLKERTGFQLRPVAGLLSARDFLASLAFRVFQCTQYIRHASSPMHSPEPDCCHELLGHVPMLADRTFAQFSQDIGLASLGASDEEIEKLSTLYWFTVEFGLCKQNGEVKAYGAGLLSSYGELLHSLSEEPEIRAFDPDAAAVQPYQDQTYQPVYFVSESFSDAKDKLRNYASRIQRPFSVKFDPYTLAIDVLDSPHAIRRSLQGVQDELHTLTHALSAIG